A genomic segment from Streptosporangium roseum DSM 43021 encodes:
- a CDS encoding 6-phosphofructokinase has product MRIGVLTGGGDCPGLNAVIRAVVRKGVSVYGHEFVGFRDGWRGPLEGDTMPLDIQAVRGILPRGGTILGSSRTNPIKIDGGVEKIKDNLAETGVDALIAIGGEDTLGVAKQLFDKGVKVVGVPKTIDNDLSATDYTFGFDTAVNIATEAIDRLHTTAESHHRALICEVMGRHAGWIALHAGMAGGANVILIPEKPFDIDRVCAYVESRFKTRYAPIVVVAEGAHPIEGQMALQAGELDSFGHVRLGGIGEVLAKEIEKRTGKEARTTVLGHIQRGGTPTAFDRVLATRFGLHAIDAVHDGHFGVMVALQGTDIVRVALAEATKELKTVPVSRYEEAEVFFG; this is encoded by the coding sequence ATGCGTATTGGAGTGCTAACCGGGGGCGGCGACTGCCCCGGCCTGAACGCCGTTATCCGCGCTGTCGTGCGCAAGGGGGTCAGCGTCTACGGGCATGAATTCGTCGGATTCCGTGATGGCTGGCGTGGCCCGCTGGAAGGCGACACCATGCCGTTGGACATCCAGGCCGTGCGGGGCATTCTGCCGCGTGGCGGCACGATTCTCGGCTCGTCGCGGACCAACCCGATAAAGATCGACGGCGGCGTCGAGAAGATCAAGGACAATCTGGCGGAGACCGGGGTCGACGCGCTGATCGCGATCGGCGGCGAAGACACCCTCGGCGTCGCCAAGCAGCTCTTCGACAAGGGCGTGAAGGTCGTCGGCGTGCCGAAGACGATCGACAACGACCTCAGCGCCACCGACTACACCTTCGGCTTCGACACCGCCGTCAACATCGCCACCGAGGCGATCGACCGGCTCCACACCACCGCCGAGTCCCACCACCGCGCGCTGATCTGCGAGGTCATGGGCCGTCACGCGGGCTGGATCGCCCTGCACGCCGGCATGGCCGGCGGCGCCAACGTCATCCTCATCCCGGAGAAGCCCTTCGACATCGACCGGGTCTGCGCCTACGTCGAGTCCCGTTTCAAGACCCGCTACGCGCCGATCGTCGTGGTCGCCGAGGGCGCCCACCCCATCGAGGGCCAGATGGCGCTGCAGGCGGGCGAGCTCGACTCCTTCGGGCACGTCCGGCTGGGCGGCATCGGCGAGGTGCTCGCCAAGGAGATCGAGAAGCGGACCGGCAAGGAGGCGCGCACCACCGTGCTCGGCCACATCCAGCGTGGCGGCACGCCCACGGCCTTCGACCGGGTGCTGGCCACCCGGTTCGGCCTGCACGCCATCGACGCCGTGCATGACGGCCACTTCGGCGTCATGGTCGCGCTGCAGGGCACCGACATCGTCAGGGTCGCTCTCGCCGAGGCCACCAAGGAGCTGAAGACCGTGCCGGTCAGCCGCTACGAGGAGGCCGAGGTCTTCTTCGGCTGA
- the thiI gene encoding tRNA uracil 4-sulfurtransferase ThiI — translation MTMSALGEPCVLLKLGEVVLKGNNRELFEQRLQANIKAALKDFDFKVDVRQRHGVIALFLPDGTTPEVADAVAERVAYVPGLVWIHRAWRVEKDPGAVTKAAIELLADRDDVRRGVSFAVRSRRRDKRFPLTSMEIDRSVGGELNDIYGLPVDLKNPELVVSIEVDRDEVFVFTGGTPGQGGLPVGTSGRGLVLMSGGIDSPVAAYRMMRRGLRVDFLHFSGIPFTTSESIYKAYALVRALDRFQGRSRLWVVPFGKAQQSIKASGQDRLAVISQRRLMLKTAEEVARRLRAGALITGDSLGQVSSQTLQNITAQDDAVDLPILRPLIGLDKTEIMAEARRIGTLEISELPDEDCCTLLAPRRAETAAKIADLRQIEKRLDAEELAVQLAGSLQEYKLEG, via the coding sequence ATGACCATGTCCGCCTTGGGTGAGCCCTGCGTTCTGCTCAAACTGGGCGAGGTCGTCCTCAAGGGAAACAACCGCGAGCTCTTCGAACAGCGGTTGCAGGCCAACATCAAGGCGGCCCTGAAGGACTTCGACTTCAAGGTGGACGTGCGCCAGCGCCACGGCGTCATCGCGCTCTTCCTGCCGGACGGCACCACCCCGGAGGTCGCCGACGCGGTCGCCGAGCGGGTCGCCTACGTCCCCGGTCTGGTCTGGATCCACCGGGCCTGGCGGGTGGAGAAGGACCCGGGCGCGGTCACCAAGGCGGCGATCGAACTGCTGGCCGACCGGGACGACGTCAGGCGCGGCGTCTCCTTCGCCGTCCGCTCCCGCCGCCGCGACAAGCGCTTCCCGCTGACCTCGATGGAGATCGACCGCTCGGTCGGCGGCGAGCTCAACGACATCTACGGCCTGCCGGTCGACCTGAAGAACCCCGAGCTGGTCGTCTCCATCGAGGTGGACCGGGACGAGGTCTTCGTCTTCACCGGCGGCACGCCCGGTCAGGGCGGCCTGCCGGTGGGCACCAGCGGCCGGGGCCTGGTCCTGATGTCCGGCGGCATCGACTCCCCGGTGGCCGCCTACCGGATGATGCGGCGCGGCCTGCGGGTGGACTTCCTGCACTTCTCCGGCATCCCGTTCACGACGTCGGAGTCGATCTACAAGGCGTACGCCCTGGTGCGCGCCCTGGACAGATTCCAGGGCAGGTCCCGGCTCTGGGTCGTCCCGTTCGGCAAGGCCCAGCAGTCCATCAAGGCCTCCGGTCAGGACCGCCTGGCGGTCATCTCCCAGCGCCGTCTGATGCTCAAGACCGCCGAGGAGGTCGCCCGCCGCCTCCGCGCCGGCGCGCTGATCACCGGTGACTCCCTGGGCCAGGTCTCCTCCCAGACCCTGCAGAACATCACCGCCCAGGACGACGCGGTCGACCTGCCGATCCTGCGGCCGCTCATCGGTCTCGACAAGACCGAGATCATGGCGGAGGCCCGCCGTATCGGCACCCTGGAGATCTCCGAGCTCCCCGACGAGGACTGCTGCACCCTGCTGGCCCCCCGTCGCGCCGAGACCGCAGCCAAGATCGCGGACCTGCGGCAGATCGAGAAGCGTCTCGACGCCGAGGAACTGGCCGTCCAGCTCGCCGGCTCCCTCCAGGAGTACAAGCTGGAAGGCTGA
- a CDS encoding molybdopterin-dependent oxidoreductase codes for MVEQSETPQEETRLPPGQYVPRGRPVIHYGRVPTFRPATWEFRVMGATASGEQHRFTWPQFSELPRTTVMADFHCVTKFSIMGNEWRGVSTATLMELAPPAPGVKHVMIWAEYGYSANMRMSDFGRGHTLFALELDEKPISPERGFPVRAIVPHLYAWKSVKWVRAVEYLLEDRRGFWEERGYHNLADPWREQRYSYQEEPGEGPL; via the coding sequence GTGGTGGAGCAGTCCGAAACTCCGCAGGAGGAGACTCGCCTGCCTCCGGGCCAGTACGTCCCCCGGGGGCGTCCGGTGATCCACTATGGCCGGGTGCCCACGTTCCGCCCGGCGACGTGGGAGTTCCGGGTCATGGGGGCGACCGCCTCCGGCGAGCAGCACAGGTTCACCTGGCCGCAGTTCTCCGAGCTGCCGCGCACCACGGTCATGGCCGACTTCCACTGCGTCACCAAGTTCTCGATCATGGGGAACGAGTGGCGGGGGGTGTCCACGGCGACGCTGATGGAGCTGGCCCCGCCCGCCCCCGGCGTGAAGCACGTGATGATCTGGGCCGAGTACGGCTACAGCGCCAACATGCGGATGAGCGACTTCGGCCGCGGCCACACGCTGTTCGCCCTCGAACTCGACGAGAAGCCCATCTCCCCGGAACGGGGGTTCCCGGTCCGGGCGATCGTCCCGCACCTGTACGCGTGGAAGAGCGTCAAGTGGGTGCGCGCCGTGGAGTATCTGCTGGAGGACAGGCGTGGCTTCTGGGAGGAGCGCGGATACCACAACCTCGCCGACCCCTGGCGCGAGCAGCGCTACTCCTATCAGGAGGAACCGGGCGAAGGCCCGCTGTGA
- a CDS encoding MHYT domain-containing protein — translation MSHVDHFSHGLLTPVLAYVMSSIGCMLGLLLTARARATTGSHRTRWLIGAALSIGGTGIWVMHFVAMMGFAVGGGQIRYDVPMTIGSAVLAVVVVGAGLLLVSRGGERILPLLGGGVLTGLGVAGMHYIGMFAMNMSARVSYDPTLVGLSVVIAIAAATVALWFTLRVSGAPATGGAAMIMAIAVSGMHYVGMFAMEVQPQISLTPVAGARGVDFMLPVLAVVSLLTLGLLLAVILSPSAKELADDAALMAQLETRRSEGGQPLAPAAPAAETPRRPSLFDSNDG, via the coding sequence ATGTCCCACGTAGACCACTTCTCCCATGGCCTGCTCACCCCTGTGCTGGCCTATGTCATGTCGAGCATCGGTTGCATGCTCGGTCTCCTGCTGACCGCGAGGGCCCGGGCCACCACGGGTTCGCACCGTACGCGCTGGCTGATCGGCGCGGCCCTGTCCATCGGCGGCACCGGCATCTGGGTCATGCATTTCGTCGCGATGATGGGATTCGCCGTGGGCGGCGGCCAGATCCGCTACGACGTGCCCATGACGATCGGTTCCGCGGTCCTGGCCGTGGTCGTCGTCGGCGCGGGCCTGCTCCTGGTCTCCCGCGGAGGTGAGCGGATTCTGCCCCTGCTCGGCGGCGGGGTGCTCACCGGTCTCGGCGTGGCCGGGATGCACTACATCGGCATGTTCGCGATGAACATGTCGGCACGTGTCTCCTACGACCCGACGCTGGTGGGACTCTCGGTGGTGATCGCGATAGCCGCCGCCACCGTGGCGCTCTGGTTCACCCTGCGGGTCAGCGGCGCGCCCGCCACCGGCGGCGCGGCCATGATCATGGCCATCGCGGTCTCCGGCATGCACTACGTCGGCATGTTCGCGATGGAGGTGCAGCCTCAGATCTCGCTGACGCCGGTCGCCGGGGCGCGGGGCGTCGACTTCATGCTGCCCGTGCTGGCCGTGGTCAGCCTGCTGACGCTCGGCCTGCTGCTGGCCGTCATCCTGTCCCCCTCGGCGAAGGAGCTGGCGGACGACGCCGCCCTCATGGCCCAGCTGGAGACCCGGCGAAGCGAGGGAGGACAGCCCCTCGCTCCGGCCGCGCCGGCGGCCGAGACCCCGAGGCGACCGTCGCTGTTCGACTCCAACGACGGCTGA
- a CDS encoding lactonase family protein — MMAEVAYVGGYTPDTGGSGAGITLVELGSFARLGVTVAPGPSFLATHPRLPVLYAVGESEQGTVSVLARAGDGTLTPLARRPSEGSSPCHLAVDPSGTLLAVANYGDGTVSVHGIDGSGLLTDVSVFPYRDGAHAHQAVFGPDGVLYVTDLGADEVRRHLVGTRVTEHPDGPVRLAPGMGPRHMARSGEHWYVAGELDGTVRVYDDGWREIRAVPASAAEGPSHPSHLEVSGGFVYVGNRGPDTISVLSAITLEPVAEVPCGGVWPRHFAIDGDRMYVANQRSDGVAVLTMKDGIPQFDGEVFAVGTPSCVLPRA, encoded by the coding sequence ATGATGGCTGAGGTCGCGTATGTCGGTGGATACACCCCGGACACCGGCGGGTCGGGCGCGGGGATAACCCTGGTGGAGCTGGGAAGTTTCGCCCGGCTCGGCGTCACGGTGGCCCCGGGCCCGTCATTCCTCGCCACCCATCCCCGGCTCCCGGTCCTGTACGCGGTGGGGGAGAGCGAGCAGGGCACGGTCAGCGTTCTCGCCCGCGCCGGCGACGGCACGCTGACCCCGCTGGCCCGGCGGCCGAGCGAGGGATCGTCCCCCTGCCACCTGGCCGTCGACCCGTCGGGCACGCTGCTCGCGGTGGCCAACTACGGCGACGGCACGGTGAGCGTGCACGGGATCGACGGGTCCGGCCTCCTCACCGACGTGTCGGTCTTCCCCTACCGGGACGGCGCCCACGCCCACCAGGCCGTCTTCGGCCCCGACGGCGTGCTGTACGTGACCGACCTGGGGGCCGACGAGGTCCGCCGCCACCTGGTCGGCACCCGGGTGACCGAGCACCCCGACGGCCCGGTACGGCTCGCGCCCGGCATGGGCCCCCGGCACATGGCCCGCTCCGGGGAGCACTGGTACGTGGCAGGGGAGCTGGACGGCACGGTCCGCGTCTACGACGACGGCTGGCGCGAGATCCGGGCCGTCCCCGCCAGCGCCGCCGAGGGCCCCAGCCACCCCTCGCACCTGGAGGTGTCCGGCGGGTTCGTCTACGTCGGCAACCGGGGCCCCGACACGATCTCGGTACTCTCCGCGATCACCCTGGAACCGGTCGCCGAGGTCCCCTGCGGAGGTGTCTGGCCGCGGCACTTCGCCATCGACGGCGACCGGATGTATGTGGCCAACCAGCGCTCCGACGGCGTCGCCGTACTGACGATGAAGGACGGGATCCCGCAGTTCGACGGAGAGGTGTTCGCGGTGGGCACCCCCTCGTGCGTGCTGCCGCGGGCCTGA
- the aroF gene encoding 3-deoxy-7-phosphoheptulonate synthase: MVIVMGPDATQGDVQAIVEIIGTAGGDAFVSRGVSRTIIGLVGDVAQFSALDLRGMRGVADVMRVTAPYKLVSRDNHPERSTVRVGGVPIGPGTVTLIAGPCAVETPQQTLEAAEMAKAAGATLLRGGAYKPRTSPYAFQGLGEAGLRILADVREQTGLPVVTEVVDAHDVELVASYADMLQVGTRNAQNFALLQAVGGIGKPVMLKRGMNATIEEWLMAAEYIAQRGNLDIVLCERGIRTFETATRNTLDVSAVPVAQRLSHLPVIVDPSHSGGRRDLVLPLTRAAIAVGADGVIIDVHPNPEQALCDGPQALVDDDLRELARVMRDFPPLVGKNPAGDVLASA, encoded by the coding sequence ATGGTCATCGTCATGGGCCCCGACGCCACCCAGGGTGACGTCCAGGCGATCGTGGAGATCATCGGCACGGCGGGCGGCGACGCGTTCGTCAGCCGCGGCGTGAGCCGTACGATCATCGGACTGGTCGGCGACGTCGCCCAGTTCAGCGCGCTCGACCTGCGCGGCATGCGCGGGGTGGCCGACGTGATGCGGGTGACCGCTCCGTACAAGCTGGTGAGCCGGGACAACCACCCCGAGCGGTCCACGGTCCGGGTCGGCGGCGTGCCGATCGGCCCCGGCACCGTCACCCTGATCGCCGGCCCGTGCGCGGTGGAGACCCCGCAGCAGACCCTGGAGGCGGCGGAGATGGCCAAGGCCGCCGGGGCCACCCTGCTGCGCGGCGGCGCCTACAAGCCCCGCACCTCCCCCTACGCCTTCCAGGGCCTGGGCGAGGCGGGCCTGCGCATCCTCGCCGACGTGCGCGAGCAGACCGGCCTGCCCGTCGTGACGGAGGTCGTGGACGCCCACGACGTCGAGCTGGTCGCCTCCTACGCCGACATGCTGCAGGTCGGCACCCGCAACGCGCAGAACTTCGCGCTGCTCCAGGCGGTCGGCGGGATCGGCAAGCCGGTCATGCTCAAGCGCGGCATGAACGCCACCATCGAGGAGTGGCTGATGGCCGCCGAGTACATCGCCCAGCGCGGCAACCTCGACATCGTGCTGTGCGAGCGCGGGATCCGCACCTTCGAGACCGCCACCCGCAACACCCTGGACGTCTCCGCGGTGCCGGTCGCCCAGCGCCTGTCGCACCTGCCGGTCATCGTCGACCCGTCCCACTCGGGGGGCCGGCGGGACCTGGTGCTCCCGCTCACCCGCGCCGCCATCGCGGTCGGCGCCGACGGCGTGATCATCGACGTCCACCCCAACCCCGAGCAGGCCCTCTGCGACGGCCCCCAGGCACTGGTCGACGACGACCTGCGCGAGCTCGCCCGGGTGATGCGCGACTTCCCCCCGCTGGTGGGCAAGAACCCGGCCGGCGACGTCCTGGCGTCCGCCTGA
- a CDS encoding sodium:solute symporter family transporter produces MSTAVVASLLGVAVVLLGSAAMGVVRPRRYATILDFYVAARAVGPWRNGAAISSEYTSAVSCLSLAGLIALHGVPMLWYSVGAAGGYVVVLILVVAPLRRSGTYTLSDFAQWRLGSPLVRRLVTGIVTVIGMICLVAQLQAAGVVLRLVTGLPPWAGGLATAVAAVAVALTGGMGSVTGLQALQFWLKLLIFAGCALVLWSAWRWGAAAPPAVPVPPAGPHLVQGHVLAGAGDPSPLGVLSVLVSCALGAMGLPHVIVRVYASPDGRSARRSVVAALAMLVAFYLLPPVYGVLGRVFTPGAPADVMVLVLPARMLPGPVGDALTGLLAAGAFAAFLATSCGVLVALGAALSPGTPRVARLARITRIGRFRGSVAGVALTALLLSWAAPHGSVILLVMLGFGLSAATLCPVLVLGIWWRGLSARGAAAGLVVGGGLVAVLVAVEGLAPAALVAGLGLPVRYPAPFVAPVAFLVMVVVSLATPGSVPPGVSRKLARMHLPEDLGDAGIDRSSRRPDRSSR; encoded by the coding sequence ATGAGCACCGCCGTCGTCGCGTCACTGCTGGGCGTGGCGGTCGTGCTCCTCGGATCGGCCGCGATGGGGGTGGTCAGGCCGCGCAGATACGCCACGATCCTCGACTTCTACGTCGCGGCGCGGGCGGTGGGTCCCTGGCGGAACGGCGCCGCGATCAGCTCCGAGTACACCTCGGCGGTCAGCTGCCTGAGCCTGGCCGGGCTGATCGCCCTGCACGGCGTCCCGATGCTCTGGTATTCGGTGGGCGCCGCCGGCGGCTACGTGGTCGTCCTGATCCTGGTCGTGGCCCCGCTGCGCCGCTCGGGCACCTACACCCTGTCCGACTTCGCCCAGTGGCGGCTGGGCTCGCCGCTGGTCAGGCGGCTGGTCACCGGCATCGTGACGGTGATCGGCATGATCTGTCTGGTGGCTCAGCTCCAGGCCGCCGGGGTCGTGCTCCGCCTGGTGACCGGCCTGCCGCCGTGGGCTGGGGGCTTGGCGACGGCCGTGGCGGCCGTGGCGGTCGCGCTGACCGGGGGCATGGGCAGCGTCACCGGGCTCCAGGCGCTGCAGTTCTGGCTGAAGCTCCTGATCTTCGCCGGCTGCGCGCTGGTCCTGTGGTCGGCCTGGCGCTGGGGCGCGGCCGCGCCTCCCGCCGTCCCGGTGCCGCCGGCCGGGCCGCACCTCGTCCAGGGACACGTGCTGGCGGGAGCCGGTGACCCGTCCCCGCTCGGGGTGCTCAGCGTGCTGGTGTCGTGCGCGCTGGGCGCCATGGGCCTGCCCCATGTGATCGTCCGGGTCTACGCGAGCCCCGACGGCAGGTCGGCCCGCAGGTCCGTCGTGGCGGCGCTGGCCATGCTCGTCGCCTTCTACCTGCTGCCGCCCGTGTACGGGGTGCTGGGGCGGGTCTTCACCCCCGGCGCGCCGGCCGACGTGATGGTGCTGGTGCTGCCCGCGCGCATGCTGCCGGGGCCGGTCGGCGACGCGCTCACCGGGCTGCTCGCCGCCGGGGCCTTCGCCGCGTTCCTGGCCACCTCCTGCGGGGTGCTCGTCGCCCTGGGGGCGGCCCTGTCGCCTGGGACGCCCCGGGTGGCCCGGCTCGCTCGGATCACCCGGATCGGCCGGTTCAGGGGTTCGGTGGCGGGGGTCGCCCTGACGGCCCTGCTGCTGTCCTGGGCGGCCCCCCACGGGAGCGTGATCCTGCTGGTGATGCTCGGGTTCGGCCTGTCGGCCGCCACGCTCTGCCCGGTACTGGTGCTCGGCATCTGGTGGCGCGGGCTGTCGGCCCGTGGCGCCGCCGCCGGGCTGGTGGTCGGTGGCGGGCTCGTCGCCGTGCTCGTCGCGGTGGAGGGGCTGGCCCCCGCGGCTCTCGTGGCCGGCCTGGGGCTGCCGGTCCGCTACCCGGCGCCGTTCGTCGCCCCGGTCGCCTTCCTGGTGATGGTGGTGGTCTCGCTGGCGACACCCGGGAGCGTGCCGCCGGGGGTCTCCCGCAAGCTCGCCAGGATGCACCTCCCCGAAGACCTCGGGGACGCGGGAATCGACCGCTCGTCGCGCCGCCCGGACCGCTCGTCGCGATGA
- a CDS encoding histidine kinase gives MWSTSAWVLLCALSTFLGFVLSRRRPASPRHPAGLPDEATFATLHITALAAPSLRAGLTRDSARKAIRHLRTLLGVSAIAVTDADGVLAWDGAAGCHRDHAPEHARTVFSSGRPYVVAGDAIACDTPGCAIRGAAVVPLTVDGRVIGALAAYDTEVSAGLVRTVTEVARWVSGQLELAELDSSRRRAMEAETRALRAQISPHFVYNSLTTIASFVRTDPERARELLMDFADFTRHALRRGGDFTTLADELRCVDRYLLLERARFGERLRFTVRVAPEVLPVPVPFLCLQPLVENAIKHGIAATGGSGEVRVVVRDAGPEAHISVEDDGLGMDPGRARRLLDDDPCQGPGEGGIGLANVDVRLRQIYGEGYGLVVETALGAGTKIRLRVPKLPTR, from the coding sequence ATGTGGTCGACCAGTGCCTGGGTGCTGCTCTGCGCCCTCAGCACTTTTCTGGGATTCGTCCTTTCCCGCCGGCGACCGGCGTCCCCCCGCCATCCGGCCGGCCTGCCGGACGAAGCCACCTTCGCCACCCTGCACATCACCGCGCTGGCGGCTCCGTCGCTGCGGGCCGGCCTGACACGCGACTCCGCCCGCAAGGCGATCCGCCACCTGCGCACGCTGCTGGGCGTCAGTGCCATCGCGGTGACGGACGCCGACGGCGTGCTCGCCTGGGACGGCGCGGCCGGCTGCCACCGCGACCACGCGCCCGAGCACGCCCGCACCGTGTTCTCGTCGGGCCGCCCGTACGTGGTGGCGGGGGACGCGATCGCCTGTGACACGCCGGGCTGCGCGATCCGGGGCGCGGCCGTGGTGCCGCTCACCGTGGACGGCCGGGTGATCGGCGCGCTGGCCGCCTACGACACCGAGGTGAGCGCGGGGCTGGTCAGGACCGTCACCGAGGTCGCCCGCTGGGTCTCCGGCCAGCTTGAGCTGGCCGAGCTCGACTCCTCCCGCAGGCGCGCGATGGAGGCGGAGACGCGGGCGCTGCGGGCGCAGATCTCCCCGCACTTCGTCTACAACTCCCTGACTACCATCGCCTCCTTCGTCCGCACCGACCCCGAGCGGGCCCGCGAGCTGCTGATGGACTTCGCCGACTTCACCAGGCACGCGCTGCGCCGGGGAGGGGACTTCACCACCCTGGCCGACGAGCTGCGCTGCGTGGACCGCTACCTGCTGCTGGAGCGGGCCAGGTTCGGTGAACGGCTCCGCTTCACCGTCCGGGTGGCGCCGGAGGTGCTGCCGGTGCCGGTGCCGTTCCTGTGCCTGCAACCGCTGGTCGAGAACGCCATCAAGCACGGCATAGCCGCCACCGGCGGCTCCGGCGAGGTGCGGGTGGTGGTCAGGGACGCCGGACCCGAGGCCCACATCAGCGTCGAGGACGACGGGCTCGGCATGGACCCAGGGCGGGCCCGGCGGCTGCTCGACGACGACCCGTGCCAGGGGCCGGGCGAGGGCGGCATCGGCCTGGCAAACGTGGACGTACGGCTGCGCCAGATCTACGGCGAGGGCTATGGGCTCGTCGTGGAGACCGCGCTGGGCGCCGGTACCAAAATCCGGCTGCGCGTGCCCAAGCTTCCCACCAGGTAA
- a CDS encoding LytR/AlgR family response regulator transcription factor, with translation MLRVLAVDDEVPALEELAYLLRHDPRIEHVSTAPGGITALQDMVQMIGTGERLDGVFLDIRMPGLGGLDLARLIGAFPNPPRLVFVTAHEDCAIQAFDLEAVDYLLKPVRADRLAEAVRRLECMTPATGEPVPEDVIPVELGGRTRFVSQQTVRFAEAQGDYVRLHTVDGNYLVRMSLAALERRWADSGFIRVHRSTLVSVRHVSELRFDGGRVTLQVGSETLPVSRRHTRQVREQLVRDRQLQDRSLSSGVLG, from the coding sequence ATGCTGCGAGTCCTGGCCGTCGACGACGAGGTCCCCGCGTTGGAGGAGCTGGCCTACCTCCTCCGCCACGACCCCCGCATCGAGCACGTCTCCACCGCCCCCGGAGGAATCACCGCGCTTCAGGACATGGTTCAGATGATCGGCACGGGCGAACGGCTCGACGGGGTCTTCCTCGACATCCGGATGCCCGGTCTCGGCGGCCTCGACCTGGCGCGGCTCATCGGCGCCTTCCCCAACCCGCCCCGGCTGGTGTTCGTCACCGCCCACGAGGACTGCGCGATCCAGGCGTTCGACCTGGAGGCGGTGGACTACCTGCTCAAGCCGGTCCGGGCCGACCGGCTGGCGGAGGCCGTACGACGCCTGGAGTGCATGACGCCGGCGACGGGCGAGCCGGTCCCGGAGGACGTCATCCCGGTCGAGCTCGGCGGGCGGACCCGCTTCGTGTCCCAGCAGACGGTCCGCTTCGCCGAGGCGCAGGGCGACTACGTACGGCTGCACACCGTCGACGGCAACTACCTGGTGCGCATGTCGCTGGCCGCGCTGGAGCGGCGCTGGGCCGACTCGGGGTTCATCCGCGTGCACCGCAGCACGCTGGTCTCGGTGCGTCACGTGAGCGAGCTGCGCTTCGACGGCGGCCGCGTGACGCTGCAGGTCGGCTCGGAGACGCTGCCGGTCAGCCGCCGCCACACCCGGCAGGTCCGCGAGCAGCTCGTCCGCGACCGCCAGCTCCAGGACCGGTCCCTGTCCTCCGGCGTGCTCGGGTGA